Part of the Henckelia pumila isolate YLH828 chromosome 2, ASM3356847v2, whole genome shotgun sequence genome is shown below.
GTACCCATGCGCGGGGTTGTTATTTGTAAAAGAGTTTGAACTCATTAATTCAGATGTCAATCGTCCGTGTTCTTATATTCATCTAGTAGGTTTTCAACACCAAACGTTTCGTGCTTTTTCTATCTTTTTGTTCTCCTTGACTTATAGTAACGTTGGGAGGGGTATGCAATCATTGTGCAGAGCAAAACTAACCTCAGTTTTTAAGTGGCACATACATATCTTTTACTTTTGCCTTTCCCGACTGTGATTATTATTGTGGATTGTGTCATTTCTATTGCGTATTTATTTCTTTCATCTCTGTGTTGCTCGGCTCCGTACCTTCTCCTCATTGTTGTCGACTTGTGATTCTGATGATGAGTTGCATCCAACATATTTTTTATCACAAGTCCGTcatcatttttttaaactttttttgTTTGTGTGTGTACTGTTCTCATCTAAAGTCATCCAACTGCATTCCAGGACtaggtttatttctgttgttttgttGCAACATTTTTAAATGAAAGCAGCAAACATGGTTTTATGAGGTGATATGAAACAACTTGAGTTTGAGTTTGAATTTGAGTTTTCGTACTCAATATTGACCCATAGGTTTTCTTTTTAGTTTTTAGTCTTGCATTCCCACATTTCCCAATCTTCTAAAATTAGAACGTACACGAAGAGAGTCGATGGAAGGTTATTGCGCTGGGAAATGGTTTGATGTCTTTGTATCGCTGTTAACATGAGTCCTTTAATAGGTTTCATCCATCATGATTCTCTCACTGAACTATATTGTGAATGTGTCAAGGTTCAGACTTTTCATTTCTGACCACATTCTTAATTTCTCTGTTTCCTTGTCGCACTGTCATGACTGGACTTTACTCAGTTCTCTGTATGTTATGTGGTTATGATAAAGTTTACAAGCCTTTTAACTGGATGTTCATGCATTTCAGTTGAGGAATCTTTTGTGGGCAACCTCAAAACATGATGTGTATCTTATGCAAAACTATTCCGTAATGCACTGGTCTCCTCTGCTTAGGAGAGGTAAAGAGGTCCTTAATGCCGCTAAACCTATCGTGCCAGCCTTGGTGAGCTCCCTTCTTCCAGCTATTTTGTAGTATATATGACAGGAATTTAATGAGATTCCGGAGTGTTGAATGTATTAGCCTGCATGCAGAAACATCCTGGTGCTCAAACTGTGGCGAGGGTTCAGATAAGCACCATGACTGTTAAGGACAATCTAATGGTGGCTGGTGGTTTTCAAGGAGAGCTCATCTGCAAGGTAGGATCATTGACTACcttattttgagaaattaaattaaatagattGATTGCCATTGTAATCAAATAGTTACATAAGCTTATATTAGTTGGATTTTCTTGGCAGTATCTAGATCAACCTGGAGTAGCATTCGCGACAAAAATATCAACAGACGAGAATGCCATTACCAATGCAGTGGACATTTATCGCAATCCGAGGTAACCAATGCGTTTGGTAGCAAATTCTGCCTTCTATATTTTTTGAGGCAGCATCTTTGATGGTATATGGTTAATTATTTTTGACAGTGGTTCAACAAGAGTTGTGACAGCAAACAATGATGCTCAAGTCAGAGTTTTGGACGCatcaaattttttaagcctaAACTGTTTTACCTTCCCGTGGTCTGTAAATGTGAGTGAAAACATATTGAGAAAATCTAACTTTGCCTTGCAAGCAACTAATTGGAGAAACTTTTATCCATTAATTACAGAATACGTCTGTCAGTCCTGATGGCAGATTGCTCGCAGTGCTTGGTGACAGTGCAGAATGTCTGATTGCCGATGCACAGTCTGGAAAGGTAGTCTTACTTTCACTCGCCATTGACGTTGGCTTGATGTTTTGTAGTTCAGTTGAGTTTTGACAATATTCATGATGGCAGGTTGTTAGCAATCTAAAGGGTCACCTTGATTATTCGTTTGCGTCAGCATGGCATCCCAACGGCCAGGTCCTGGCTACTGGAAACCAGGACACTACATGCCGATTATGGGACGTAAGAAACTTGTCGGAGTCATTTGCCGTACTTAAAGGAAGAATGGGTGCAATCAGAACCATCCGTTTCACATCTGATGGTCGTTTCATGGCAATGGCTGAACCAGCGGACTTTGTTCACATCTTTGACGCTAGTTCAGGCTACTCTAGTGGTCAAGAGATCGATCTGTTTGGAGAAATAGCCGGAATTTCCTTCAGTCCCGACACCGAAGCTTTGTTTGTGGGAGTTTCCGATAGGACATATGGCAGCTTATTGGAGTTCAATAGAAGACGTTACGACCCTTACTCGGACTGCATGTTCTAGTTTAGTACTGCCGTTTAGGTGCACTTAATTTGTGTAAATTATTTctcttttggttttttttttttcttttgaactCTGAAAGGTCGAtgcatatttgttttttttttttataaaaaaaaaattttacatgTTCTTTTCGGGAGTCGGTGACTCGCTAACCTTTTAGAAGTGTGCCTCGTTATCAAAGCTGTTTTTCCCGAGTTATTTTTTATACTCGGGTAAGGGCAAATTATTGTAATCGCAGTCAATGCTTGTAATGTAAGTCTATATTTTTAGCATTTTTCGTGTAATGTTTTGTATTTCAGGTTTTTGGATTGTTACAAGTGGAGGTTGAGAAGGTGCAAATTTAAGATATTGGTGTTGGTTAAGTGATGTTGTCTTGTCTATATGATATTTTTGTTGAATTGGAGGGGCAATCATGCATATCTGCATAGAAACTATAAACATCATGAACTCATGGGAGCTCTCTTCATAACTCATGACCGATGAGTTCTTGATTTTGTCGGTGAATGGTGATACAAACAAATGCAGGCGACCCCAATGCATCTCCCAACACATTCTACATAACCGAATGAAAATCACACAAAAAAAGAAGAGTGATGAAACTGCAGCTCTTCATTTCAGGTTTGTAACAATGGGCGAACGAATGCTTAATTAGCTATATTGacattgaattgaatatttGAATCCCAATGGTGTATCTAAAAAGCATTTATGCTGAGCAACGAGAAATTTATGGTGATCAAGGATAGGGATATGGACTGAACTTTTGTTGGATGGAAGGTATTCAAGCATACTAATTGCCTAGACTCATTCTAAAAAGTACCCCACGTCTATGGATAAAAAGTACCTCACTCATTCTAATTGTCATCCAACTTGTCTACTAGTGGAAACCCACGTCTATGGATAATTCTATGTTACATCGGGAAGAAACATTCTTGATATATTTGTACGAAATGTTATGACGAATGTTTCacttgaaaacaaaaataattcaTCTTGATATATGAATAAGATACGTGTAATGTATTTTTAAACACCATTCCTCTCACTAATTGGAAATTATGCTAAATCCAAACCTTTAATAAATAGTATTGTATATTGTTAAACACCATTCCTCTCACTAATTGGAAATTCTGCTAATTCCAAACCTTTAATAAATAGTATTGTATATTGTTTGTAAGTAAACAACGCCAAAATTCCATATCTGAATTGAAGTTTGACGTTTTCATGATAACATAGAGAAAGTTCTAAAGATTCACTTGGTCAAATTGAATTTCGAGGAACTATCTTTCAAAATTACAATAACCGTGTATTAGAAAATGAATTATCGTTATTCGGAAGTATTAAAtcaatttgtttatatatatatatatatatatatatatatatatgatattattgtatCTTCTTTGACCTCAAAACATGCACATATTCGTCGATGATAATTAGTCAAATGGTTAAAGCTGAGGTCTTGAGACCAACTAATTTCAGGTTCGAGTTCCGTTGATTTCATATTGTTTTCCTAAAATTATTTAGTTATATTTAGAAAGTTTCTTTGTAAAGTCTCGAGCTTACGCTTCAGTCTTATCTTTAGTGCAGACATTACATTGTATGATTGTATCTTTGTAATCATAATCAATAGTGTACTTGtactctgaaaaaaaaaatgcacatatccatttcaaaataaaagaagACATATTTTTACCAATAGTTGGCAGTTAAGATCGTTTCGTGTTTTATGGATGCCCTGAATCCTATGCTGTTAATCTCGATGAATCAACCAAATATATTTCAGGTACGTACTTGTCGTATTAAAGTTCCACCAACTAATATTGAGtcgaaacatatatatatccGTAAAATTGTCAAATTAAAGCTACGTTAGGTCCCATGCATGCGACGTCGTGTAGGAGTCCACTTGAAATGCGTCATCACGACCAGCAAGTGAATACATCAAATAAAACGACTCCTCAACTGCTACTGACTTggcattttaatttaattaattggcatttataaaaaataaataaaattatgtatttattttattatctaGCTATGTCGACATATTACATATGTGTCTACGATAATgtaggtttttttttaaaaaaaataatataaaaattataaaaacaaatctgaaaaatttataaacttTATCATTTATGATATTAGTTTTAAAAGACCAAgaacataaaaaaatcattgatttaaaataaatttaactaTAAATAACAGATTTTATTATAACAAATATCCATAATATTACGAACCATAATATTacgaaaaattaaatattaataagttgtgtgtatttaataaaaaaattggtttAAGATATTCTatcttatatattttacttcaaaaatcaaaatatttataaaataatagatATGCCAATTTTAAAACAACTCAATTAAAGGAAAATACAATTATCAGTTATCGACCgtattcgtttttttttttttaaaaaaaaaatcggtttAGATCTTGATATATCCAACCGATTTTTTCAATCAAAtcggattaaaaaaaattgaatccgAGACAGACACGGTCCTCAGAGACACTGCCAAAATGCAGTTTTACATGCTCATTATTCATTAAGAATgaataaacatacaaatatatatgtatctatactattaataaaagTTGAGACCCACTTAAAAACTACTTTTGGTGGGTTTGATGACACCAACATAAATTTACAAATTTAACCCCCAAACATGCATTGTACTTTATATAAAGTAATGAGTAACATGGTAAAAATATAGTTACACTACAACAAAACTGTTAATTAACAacactaaaaagacaacggttttatacacAAATTGTTGTCTTTTGGCAtttacaaaaaccgttgtcgttggacttattttaataaaaaacgacaacggtttttaaaaaaccgttgtcttatatgtgtcaaagacaacggttttgaaAAACCTTTTTTTATGAGCGGGTGTTTTATCGCCTACGACAACGTTTTTTTTACCGTTGTCTTTTTGTATTGTTTTATGCAGTTTAAGACAACATTTTTTGTAAATCGTTGTCTTTGtcttctttttttgttttttttttcttttttaaaaaatatatgtacACATTCACTAATAAGGGGAAACCCAAACCCTATCCCCAACCCGTCGCCCCATTTTCTTGCTTCTATCTAGGACAGAATCCTCGGCGTGTACACCGCCGTCTCTTGGAAATCTGCCCGCCACCTTCTACGGCGGCAGCAACGCCTCATGATAGTTAAGATAAGAGAGAAGGAGAAAAGTATTATATTATTGAATGTATTGCATCATTGTTTACTGtacaatatatatatccaaAGGATCCATTCGAGAACCATCTACTAACAAACTAGTAACCAAATTCTCTACAGTAAGCTATTTACAAAAACAATACAATTATTAATACTTTAATACTTTAACATTCCCCCGCAAGCTAAGCTTGGTGGATGACATCACACTTAGCTTGGAACGTAATCTGTCAAAGAAGGCAAATGAGAGTGGTTTGGTAAGTATATCCACAATTTGATCAAGAGCTGGAATATGTTGAACAAGTAAAGTTCTAGCAAGTACTTTCTCCCGAACAAAGTATAAGTCAAGCTCCATGTGTTTGGTACGAGAGTGTAGAATCGGATTTGCACTCATTGAGACCGTACTTAGATTATCGCACCAAATAACAGGAGCTTTTGGCAAATAATTTGAAGCTCATGTAAAAGTGATTGGATCCATGCAATTTCTGCAGCAGCACTTGCTAAGCTGCGATATTCCGCCTCAGTGCTGGATCGTGAGATAGTATGCTGCTTTTTGGAGCTCCAAGCAATCAAACATTTGCCTAAATAGACGCAAAAACCTAAAACTGATTTTCTATCATCAGGGTCAGTGGCCCAATCCGCATCAGAGAACCCAACAAGATCAAGAGAAGCAGACTTGGGAAAAAATAACCCATGATCAGAAGTTCCTTGAAAATATCGTAAAATTCTTTTTACAGCTTTCCAGTGAATATCTTTAGGGGCATGCATGAACTGACAGACTTTGTTTACCGAGAAAGAAATCTCTGGCCTTGTGATAGTAAGGTACTGTAATGCTCCAACAATACTCCGATACAAAGAAGGATCTGAGAAAGCCTCTCCTTTATGCGCAGATAAATAATCATTTGTGATCATTGGTGTAGGCAAAGGTCTAGCATTATTCATACGAGCACGAACAAGAAGCTCTCTCACATATTTCTGCTGGGTAAGAAGTAAGCCACCATCAGAAGTATTTTCACTTCAACACCAAGGAAATAATGAAGTTCTCCAAGATCTTTTAAAGCAAAAACAAGGCCGAGTCTGGTAATGAGTTGTTTGATCTTGGTTGGATCACTTCCGGTAATtaatatatcatcaacatacacTAGAATATATATACAAGAAGATCCAACACTTTTGATAAATAACGAATGATCAGCCCGAGAGCTTGTGAATCCTTCGGAGATAAAAAATCCTTTTAACTTGTCGAACCATGCCCTAGGAGCCTGTCTAAGGCCATACAAAGCCTTATGAAGTTTGCACACTAGAGGTTGACCAGTAGAGGAAGATACTTCAAAACCAGGTGGTTGATCCATATATACTGTTTCATTCAAAACACCGTGTAAAAAGGCATTGCTCACATCAAGTTGTTGGATCTTCCATCCACGAAAAATGGCCAAAGAGAGAATAAGTCGAACAGTGATAGGTTTCACTACGGGGCTGAAAGTTTCTTTGAAATCCAAACCGGCAGTTTGAAGGTAGCCTTTGGCCACTAGACGTGCCTTGTAACGGGCAACAAAACCATTagaatttcttttgattttatatACCCATCGGCAACCAACAACGGTACTATTTGAAGGTGGAGTTACCAATGTCCAGGTTTGATTATGAATAAGAGCATCAAACTCTTGTTGCATGGCTTCTTTCCAAACAGGATGACCTAGGGCTTGCTTGCAAGTTTGAGGTTCAACTTCAGCAAGATTAGCAAGCCACGCCTTAGGCTTGTAAATTCCATGTTTATATCTTGTAATCATAGGATGAGTATTTTGTTGTGCAACTGGTAATTCAAGCATAGGTAATGTAGAAGAAGGTGATGATGGATCTTTTGACTTAGAGATGAGCTGTTGAGAGAATGGAATACTATCACTAGACGATGAGGATAAGTGAGTAGAGGGTGTCAAGGTATGAGCATCTGGAGAATGTGAAGGAGTATTATTTTGGGAAGAATGATGTTGTGTTGCTGGTAATATAGAATCTGGAACAGCTCTAGGAAAACAACTAGGGAACTGTTTTTGAGATGATGGAGTATCGTGAGAGGTGGCAAAGGGAAAACAAGACTCATTAAAAATAACATGTCTAGAAATATAAAGTTTTCCACATTTTGATAAACATTTATACCCTTTATGTTGACCACTATATCCCAAGAAAACACAAGGAGAAGAGCGAAATTCAAGTTTATGAGAATTAAAATGGTCTAATATAAGGAAAGCATTGACAGCCAAATACCTTAAGAAAATCATAGTTTGGTGAGGTATGGAACAGCATTTCCAAAGGTGTCTGTCCATCAAGCACAGGCGTAGGAAGCCGGTTGATCAAATACACCGCAGTTTCACATGCTTCATCCCAGAATTTGTAAAGTAACGATGCTTGAGCCAAAAGAGTAAGGGCTGTTTCAATGATATGACGATGTTTTCGctcagcaacaccattttgAGACGAGGTATGAGGACAAGAGACTCGATGAGACACACCATGATCAAGAAAGAATTTAGTGAGTGCTCTATACTCTCCACCCCAATCAGATTGAACAATTTTAATTTTGTGATTGAGTAAGAGTTTGACTTTGTTTTTGAAATGGAGAAAATCTTGATAGACATCTGCTTTTGTTTTGAGAAAGTATATCCAACTATAACGAGTAGCAGCATCAATAAAGCTAACATAATATCGATTTTCATTGTGAGATAACACATGAGCACCTCACCATAAATCAGAGTGAATTAGATGCAAAGGTTCTGTGTATTCTgtttgagaatgagaaaaaggTAGTCTATGACTTTTTCCAAGTTGACACGCAGAACAGAAATGGAAATTCTCATTGATATCAACTAATTCATTTTTGACTAACAAAACTTTCTTAAGTACAGATAATGAGGGATGTCCTAACTTTCTATGCCAGAGATCAAAAACAGAATTCGACTTTTGAAGACGGTGGCAAACACTTTGTTCTTGGAATTCAGCTGCAAAAGCAAGAGGAGATGAAGGTTGCTGAGTAGGATAGGATGAAGCACAGAGATCTGCAGGTATCTCGAACAGGTATAGCCCATTATGTAGACTCCCTTGGAGAACATAATCAGGATTGAGAGATCCCGGTCGACCATTTTCTGATGGCAAGAGCTCAGAGGGGCAGATCGCTCTGCCGTAGATGAAATCGTCAAGCCCGAGTCCACGGATTCCAGCTTCAAGTTGTTGCTTCCACACAGTAGCTAGCTGGTTGACCGGATTGATGAGATTTGAAAGAGGATTGGATATCGGCGGTGCATGGTGGGTTAGATGAAGTGAAAGAAATAGTGGAGGCCATAAAAGCTCGTGATACCAAGTTAAGATAAGAGAGAAGGCGAAAAGTATTATATTATTGAATGTATTGCATCATTGTTTACTGTACAATATATAGATCGAAAGGATCCATTCGAGAACCATCTACTAACAAACTAGTAACCAAATTCTCTACAGTAAGCTATTTACAAAAATGATACAATTATTAATACTTTAATACTTTAACAAGGATCAATGGGTAAGTTGCCGTCTCTTGGAAATCCTCCTCCTCCAAATTTTCTCATCtggtttttaatataaattaattacttTAATTAGGTGGTTCTTGTGGGTACGGGAATTTGTACAGCCAAGGCTACGGCATGAACATGGCAGCACTGAGCACCGCGCTCTTCAGCAATGGGCTGAGTTGCGGGGCGTGCTTTGAGATCAAATGCGACGCTGCCCACGCCCCTAGGTGGTGCTACCTGGGGAGCCCCTCCATTTTCTTCACCACCACGAATTTCTGCCGTCCCAATTTCGTTATCCCAAACATGAGTAAATAATTTTCTGGTACTGACATTTTAAAGCATGTTTTCTTCAAGTTTGTTTTGCTTTCTTGCTTTCTCTGTTCGAAATTTTTCTaggattttttttatcttacaAGTCTCAGAAGTTTGTAGCTTTTGTCAGTGTGTTGGCTTGGCTTTGTGGGATGGATCTTTTATATCTGGGCATGATTCCTTGCAGGAATGGTAGCTATTTCAGCTTGGCTCAATGACATGATCTTGAACTGCAGTCTTTGATTTTTCAGCATATGATTGCTGGCGCTGCTACCACAAGAGCTACTCCATCTTCTTAAGAAAATCCTAATTGCTGCTACTTCTTCTTAATATTACCTCTCCCACTCCCTGCACCAGTACTATCCACATTACCAGCTATTTCGTAAGTTTTTTGATTATTTTCAGTTCAAGAATGTGAAACTTTCTGGATTATATCTTCTGATTTCTGAATGATATTGGATATACTGAGTTTTGCATCCTTCATTAGATCTTCTTAAACTTATCCGAAGGTAAACTTATGATTTAATTTGATACAACTTAATTCTTTTACACATTTACTTGGAAGAACCATGTTGGGGTATTTTCAGATTCTATTCCTATTTAACTGATCCAACTTTTCTATGTGAGTGCTGCATTTCAGAATATATCAGTTGATACATGGCCTATTTTAAGTGCCGTAGGGAAGAGCTATTATTCATGCctgttatttttcatttttcatgtGATTCTCTGTCTCATAATATTTCAAAGTCATTGGATTAATGAGCAGAATGCATGAAGGCCTCAAAGgactcttgattttttttttattttcttcttgtCAAAATTTGTTCTTTTTCTTGTTCTATCCAACAGAGAAAAGGTGCTCTGAGTTGTTTATGAACTAGATAACTTCGATTGTTCACCAGGTTTGCCATGGAGCTACTTATGTCAACATAGATGTGCTAGACAACGTGAAGGACAAAAGTAAAATCTTGTTAGTGGAAGGTACATAGTAGTATTacaaatttcttaattttttcatCATGTGAGATTGCAAGATGCTGGCGATTAGTTTGTctgaattaatttttattttttattatactaATTTGTGTCCAAACTACAATTATCCACTGACAGATAATGACAATGGCATGGCTCCTGATAAAATGCGGCAGTTCATGTCTCTAGGCTATTCAGCAAAAAGCAAGCTGGCGAACACAATTGGTTAATGTGAGTGATTACATTTTATGAATGGTTTCAGTGACATGCTAAAGGGTCTCTATTTTTTACTTGATGGAAATGGTTTTAAGACTAGCACTATGAGACTTGGGGCAGATGTCATTGTCTTCTCACGCAGTCCAGGAAAGACGGGAGGAAGGTAGATTATAATTATGTTACCACAATCTTCTCAAAAATTTTACAAGTCGATCATCTTTGTTTTCTTTGCCCTTGTAGTGCTACACAAAGTATCGGAATGCTATCCTTCACGTTCTTGCAAAAAACTGGGAAGGAAGATATTTTAGTTCCCATGGTAAGATTCCAACCGTAACGACAAACGAATAAATCATTGATACATGCTAAATCATATATGGAACATGAAAATAAATCTGTCTGAGTGCATTGCCCGAAATTGATCTTCTAATTAGCTTGATAAATATTTCGTTGAATATTATGTTGATGCATTAATGTCTTGACTTGCTCATGATGAACTTCTTTGCAAGATCTATCAGCCGATGTACTTATGGGATTATAACATTTGATTTTACAACTTGATGGATAGATTGATTAAGAAAAGAAAGGAGAAACGATAATGGCTGCTGGTGCAATCCTCCCAGGACACACTTCGATATGTTCCTTAAAATCGCCCAGTATCGAGCCGGAATCGTCTCCGTCAACTTCCATCggtaaataataattaaaatcatatataacaaAAAGTAGTTACTTTTATCTTTTACATGAACAAGTGTATTATATACATTATCTGTTTCACCGCAGAATGCCTTGCAGAAAGCAAGGAGAGATCGATTCACCATTAATGGCTTTCGTTTCTTCAACAGGTCAGTGTAGATATTTTCATTCTTGAATAGAAAACGAGGCTTCAAGTTCATGGCCTACCTCAAATTCATTCTTCTGGCCACAGAG
Proteins encoded:
- the LOC140883558 gene encoding uncharacterized WD repeat-containing protein C2A9.03 isoform X2 produces the protein MLRNLLWATSKHDVYLMQNYSVMHWSPLLRRGKEVLNAAKPIVPALKHPGAQTVARVQISTMTVKDNLMVAGGFQGELICKYLDQPGVAFATKISTDENAITNAVDIYRNPSGSTRVVTANNDAQVRVLDASNFLSLNCFTFPWSVNNTSVSPDGRLLAVLGDSAECLIADAQSGKVVSNLKGHLDYSFASAWHPNGQVLATGNQDTTCRLWDVRNLSESFAVLKGRMGAIRTIRFTSDGRFMAMAEPADFVHIFDASSGYSSGQEIDLFGEIAGISFSPDTEALFVGVSDRTYGSLLEFNRRRYDPYSDCMF
- the LOC140883558 gene encoding uncharacterized WD repeat-containing protein C2A9.03 isoform X1; the encoded protein is MEHFQNNELVYVDDDHFDVTSFEEDDGFSPRSGSSFFDDDSVDSDFDDDFELSKPKTDTSALEAKNGKDIQGIPWERLNFTREKYRESRLKQYKNYESLSLPHEDLEKECKEVDKGHNFYKFQFNTRLVKSTIVHFQLRNLLWATSKHDVYLMQNYSVMHWSPLLRRGKEVLNAAKPIVPALKHPGAQTVARVQISTMTVKDNLMVAGGFQGELICKYLDQPGVAFATKISTDENAITNAVDIYRNPSGSTRVVTANNDAQVRVLDASNFLSLNCFTFPWSVNNTSVSPDGRLLAVLGDSAECLIADAQSGKVVSNLKGHLDYSFASAWHPNGQVLATGNQDTTCRLWDVRNLSESFAVLKGRMGAIRTIRFTSDGRFMAMAEPADFVHIFDASSGYSSGQEIDLFGEIAGISFSPDTEALFVGVSDRTYGSLLEFNRRRYDPYSDCMF
- the LOC140883558 gene encoding uncharacterized WD repeat-containing protein C2A9.03 isoform X3 translates to MQNYSVMHWSPLLRRGKEVLNAAKPIVPALKHPGAQTVARVQISTMTVKDNLMVAGGFQGELICKYLDQPGVAFATKISTDENAITNAVDIYRNPSGSTRVVTANNDAQVRVLDASNFLSLNCFTFPWSVNNTSVSPDGRLLAVLGDSAECLIADAQSGKVVSNLKGHLDYSFASAWHPNGQVLATGNQDTTCRLWDVRNLSESFAVLKGRMGAIRTIRFTSDGRFMAMAEPADFVHIFDASSGYSSGQEIDLFGEIAGISFSPDTEALFVGVSDRTYGSLLEFNRRRYDPYSDCMF